One stretch of Streptomyces sp. NBC_01363 DNA includes these proteins:
- a CDS encoding MFS transporter translates to MSSRPRAAWPLVAVFTAGYLAAYLLPTIVGRLSVYLGLSTAQAGLVGSALLLSSATAGFTLAGRVETYGPRRPARIGLALAMAGYGCAALAGSVPLVVMGVVIGGFGSGTATAVAASGIAAQRDPHRTSSLGLLSVSATAGALYLTIPHLGGGHRLPFASIALVALLVWPATARLGGVTPTGPAAQVAGRLPHRRSGLVLAGGMLVWSMAQNALWGVSSRIGVVQVGLSEVTIGAVFAAALGAGLLGVMGAGMLGARLGRAVPIGLGTVIIAASIVLSSSAGSLGRFATGEILWNTVYPVVLSYLIGLAASLDVRGRWAVLAGSASSVGVACGPVLGSVLSEQAGYPVMGLVLGAVTLLVAAPVTAVALHTGGRPLVPGSVRRRGGAPAALLAVTTGAVPGAVPKLGAPEQAVTEISLPVRRRRPVRNAFRTAGPAGGAGQSNAYASTSDR, encoded by the coding sequence ATGTCCTCGCGCCCTCGCGCCGCGTGGCCCCTGGTCGCCGTGTTCACCGCCGGCTACCTCGCCGCCTATCTGCTCCCCACCATCGTCGGGCGGCTCTCCGTCTATCTCGGCCTCAGTACGGCGCAGGCCGGCCTGGTCGGCAGTGCCCTCCTGCTCAGTTCGGCGACCGCCGGGTTCACGCTGGCGGGCCGGGTCGAGACGTACGGGCCGCGGCGGCCGGCCCGGATCGGCCTGGCCCTGGCCATGGCGGGGTACGGCTGCGCCGCCCTGGCCGGGTCGGTACCGCTGGTGGTCATGGGGGTGGTGATCGGCGGCTTCGGCTCCGGTACGGCGACCGCGGTGGCCGCCTCGGGCATCGCCGCCCAGCGCGATCCGCACCGGACCTCGTCGCTCGGGCTGCTCAGCGTCTCCGCCACGGCGGGCGCCCTCTATCTGACGATCCCGCACCTCGGCGGCGGCCACCGGCTGCCGTTCGCCTCGATCGCCCTGGTCGCCCTGCTCGTCTGGCCCGCCACCGCACGGCTCGGCGGCGTCACGCCCACCGGCCCCGCCGCCCAGGTCGCCGGCCGGCTGCCGCACCGCCGTTCCGGTCTGGTGCTCGCGGGCGGCATGCTCGTCTGGTCCATGGCGCAGAACGCGCTGTGGGGCGTCAGCAGCCGGATCGGGGTGGTCCAGGTCGGACTCTCCGAGGTCACCATCGGAGCGGTGTTCGCCGCCGCGCTCGGCGCGGGTCTGCTCGGGGTGATGGGCGCCGGGATGCTGGGCGCGAGGCTCGGCCGGGCGGTGCCGATCGGTCTGGGCACCGTGATCATCGCGGCCAGCATCGTGCTCAGCTCGTCGGCGGGGAGCCTCGGTCGATTCGCGACCGGCGAGATCCTGTGGAACACCGTCTACCCGGTGGTCCTGTCGTATCTGATCGGCCTGGCCGCCTCCCTGGACGTACGCGGCCGCTGGGCGGTCCTCGCGGGCTCCGCGTCGTCCGTCGGGGTGGCCTGCGGTCCGGTCCTCGGCAGTGTGTTGTCCGAACAGGCCGGCTACCCGGTCATGGGCCTGGTCCTGGGCGCCGTCACGCTCCTGGTCGCGGCCCCGGTCACGGCCGTCGCCCTGCACACCGGTGGCCGCCCGCTGGTGCCGGGATCGGTGCGCCGCAGGGGTGGCGCCCCGGCCGCGCTGCTCGCCGTCACCACCGGAGCGGTGCCCGGCGCCGTGCCCAAGCTGGGCGCGCCCGAGCAGGCCGTCACGGAGATCAGCCTGCCGGTGCGCCGCAGGCGCCCGGTCCGGAACGCGTTCCGGACGGCCGGCCCGGCGGGCGGGGCCGGTCAGTCGAACGCGTACGCCTCGACCTCGGACAGATAA
- a CDS encoding carbohydrate kinase family protein has protein sequence MSTDIPGIDPLGGLRAPQDPDCDVFLTGTVFLDIIFTGLDRAPVRGTESWARGMGSSPGGVANMATALARLGLHTSLAAAFGDDHYGEYCWDALEQGEGIDLSMSHTVPGWHSPVTVSMAYEGERTMVSHGHEAPGPEGTHGTAVPTGEPPFPRCPPRARAAVASLAPGRTEPWVATAARNGARIFADVGWDETGRWDLDALADLEHCQAFLPNAEEAMRYTRTDCPRAAAHALAERVPLAVVTLGAEGAYAVDSATGASAEVPAIEVEALDPTGAGDVFVAGFVTGTLADWPLADRLAFAGLTAALSVQEFGGSLSAPGWAEIAAWWQQVRTFADQDPAALQRYTFLEELLPAAARPWPLRRAVPTIGFRHPA, from the coding sequence GTGAGCACGGACATTCCAGGCATCGACCCTCTGGGCGGGCTGCGCGCCCCGCAGGACCCGGACTGCGACGTCTTCCTCACCGGCACCGTCTTCCTCGACATCATCTTCACCGGCCTGGACCGCGCCCCGGTGCGCGGCACCGAGTCCTGGGCGCGCGGCATGGGCTCCAGCCCCGGCGGCGTCGCCAACATGGCGACCGCCCTGGCGAGGCTGGGGCTGCACACCTCGCTGGCCGCGGCGTTCGGCGACGACCACTACGGGGAGTACTGCTGGGACGCCCTGGAGCAGGGCGAGGGCATCGACCTGTCCATGTCGCACACCGTCCCCGGCTGGCACTCGCCGGTGACCGTGTCGATGGCGTACGAGGGCGAGCGGACGATGGTCTCGCACGGCCACGAGGCCCCCGGCCCCGAAGGCACCCACGGCACCGCCGTCCCGACCGGGGAACCGCCGTTCCCGCGCTGCCCGCCCCGCGCCCGCGCCGCCGTCGCCTCGCTCGCCCCCGGCCGCACCGAACCGTGGGTCGCCACCGCGGCCCGGAACGGTGCCCGGATCTTCGCCGACGTCGGCTGGGACGAGACCGGCCGCTGGGACCTGGACGCCCTCGCCGACCTGGAGCACTGCCAGGCCTTCCTCCCCAACGCCGAGGAGGCCATGCGCTACACCCGCACCGACTGCCCGCGCGCCGCCGCCCACGCCCTGGCCGAACGCGTGCCGCTCGCCGTGGTCACCCTGGGCGCGGAGGGCGCGTACGCGGTGGACTCGGCGACCGGGGCGAGCGCCGAGGTGCCCGCGATCGAGGTCGAGGCGCTCGACCCCACCGGGGCGGGCGACGTCTTCGTCGCCGGTTTCGTCACCGGCACCCTGGCGGACTGGCCGCTGGCCGACCGGCTGGCCTTCGCCGGACTGACCGCGGCGCTCTCGGTCCAGGAGTTCGGCGGATCGCTGTCGGCGCCGGGCTGGGCGGAGATCGCCGCCTGGTGGCAGCAGGTCCGCACCTTCGCCGACCAGGACCCGGCCGCGCTCCAGCGGTACACCTTCCTGGAGGAGCTGCTGCCCGCCGCCGCCCGGCCCTGGCCGCTGCGCCGGGCGGTCCCGACGATCGGCTTCCGGCACCCCGCCTGA
- a CDS encoding PhoH family protein — MTQTPTAQTPAPRQARAHFTVPASHPMVTVLGSGDALLRVIETAFPAADIHVRGNEISAAGDATEVALIQRLFDEMMLVLRTGQPMTEDAVERSIAMLRATESGEGDGEETPAEVLTQNILSSRGRTIRPKTLNQKRYVDAIDKHTIVFGIGPAGTGKTYLAMAKAVQALQSKQVNRIILTRPAVEAGERLGFLPGTLYEKIDPYLRPLYDALHDMLDPDSIPRLMAAGTIEVAPLAYMRGRTLNDAFIILDEAQNTSAEQMKMFLTRLGFDSKIVITGDVTQVDLPNGTKSGLRQVQDILDGVEDVHFSRLTSQDVVRHKLVGRIVDAYEKYDSRDSHNGKQ, encoded by the coding sequence ATGACTCAGACACCCACAGCCCAGACCCCTGCGCCGAGGCAGGCGCGAGCCCACTTCACCGTCCCTGCCAGCCACCCGATGGTGACCGTTCTGGGATCGGGCGACGCCTTGTTGCGCGTGATCGAGACGGCCTTCCCGGCGGCCGACATCCACGTCCGGGGAAACGAGATCAGCGCCGCCGGAGACGCGACGGAAGTCGCTCTGATCCAGCGCCTGTTCGACGAGATGATGCTGGTGCTCCGCACCGGTCAGCCGATGACGGAGGACGCAGTGGAACGCTCGATCGCCATGCTCAGGGCGACGGAGAGCGGCGAGGGGGACGGCGAGGAGACACCGGCCGAGGTGCTCACCCAGAACATCCTCTCCAGCCGCGGTCGCACGATCCGCCCCAAGACGCTCAACCAGAAGCGGTACGTCGACGCGATCGACAAGCACACGATCGTCTTCGGCATCGGCCCCGCCGGTACCGGCAAGACCTATCTCGCCATGGCGAAGGCGGTCCAGGCCCTGCAGTCCAAGCAGGTCAACCGGATCATCCTGACCCGGCCCGCGGTCGAGGCGGGCGAGCGGCTCGGCTTCCTGCCCGGCACGCTCTACGAGAAGATCGACCCGTATCTGCGCCCGCTCTACGACGCGCTGCACGACATGCTCGACCCCGACTCGATCCCGCGGCTGATGGCGGCGGGCACGATCGAGGTGGCACCGCTGGCTTACATGCGTGGCCGTACCCTCAACGACGCGTTCATCATTCTCGACGAGGCGCAGAACACCAGCGCCGAGCAGATGAAGATGTTCCTGACCCGGCTCGGCTTCGACTCGAAGATCGTCATCACCGGCGACGTCACCCAGGTCGACCTGCCGAACGGCACCAAGAGCGGTCTGCGCCAGGTCCAGGACATCCTGGACGGCGTCGAGGACGTCCACTTCTCCCGGCTCACCTCCCAGGATGTCGTCCGGCACAAGCTCGTCGGCCGTATCGTCGACGCGTACGAGAAGTACGACAGCCGAGACAGCCACAACGGGAAGCAGTAG
- the ybeY gene encoding rRNA maturation RNase YbeY: MSIDVNNESGTEVDEQAILDIARYALARMRIHPLSELSVIVVDTDAMEQLHIQWMDLPGPTDVMSFPMDELRPPAKDDEEPPQGLLGDIVLCPEVAKKQGEDAETRHSMDEELQLLTVHGVLHLLGYDHEEPDEKAEMFGLQAAIVDGWRAEHGLTGPSPAPTVS, from the coding sequence ATGTCGATCGACGTCAACAACGAGTCCGGAACCGAGGTCGACGAGCAGGCGATCCTCGACATCGCCCGCTACGCGCTCGCGCGGATGCGGATCCACCCGCTCTCCGAACTCTCGGTGATCGTGGTGGACACCGACGCCATGGAACAGCTCCACATCCAGTGGATGGACCTCCCGGGCCCGACCGATGTCATGTCCTTCCCGATGGACGAGCTGCGTCCGCCGGCCAAGGACGACGAGGAGCCCCCGCAGGGGCTCCTCGGTGACATCGTGCTCTGCCCGGAGGTCGCCAAGAAGCAGGGCGAGGACGCGGAGACCCGGCACTCCATGGACGAGGAGCTCCAGCTCCTCACGGTCCACGGAGTGCTGCACCTCCTCGGGTACGACCACGAGGAGCCGGACGAGAAGGCCGAGATGTTCGGTCTGCAGGCCGCGATCGTCGACGGCTGGCGCGCCGAGCACGGCCTGACCGGCCCGTCGCCCGCGCCCACCGTGTCGTGA
- a CDS encoding hemolysin family protein, producing the protein MSVPLVLGAVLLVVVGWLAACAEAGIARVSSFRAAEAVRSGRRGSRKLEQVAADPTRYLNVALLVRVACEMSAGVLVTYACLKEFPRTWEALAVAMGVMVLVSYVAIGVSPRTIGRQHPLNTATAAAYVLLPLARVMGPIPQLLILVGNALTPGKGFRKGPFASEAELRAMVDLAEAESLIEDEERRMVHSVFELGDTLVREVMVPRTDLVCIERYKTIRQALTLALRSGFSRIPVTGENEDDIVGIVYLKDLVRKTHINRESEADLVSTAMRPAAFVPDTKNAGDLLREMQQERSHVAVVIDEYGGTAGIVTIEDILEEIVGEITDEYDRELPPVQELGNDCFRVTARLDIGDLGELFDLDEYDDEDVETVGGLLAKALGRVPIAGASAVVDLPDGRRLRLTAESPAGRRNKIVTVLVEPVASRGEDEG; encoded by the coding sequence GTGAGCGTTCCTCTCGTCCTGGGTGCCGTTCTGCTGGTCGTCGTCGGCTGGCTGGCGGCCTGCGCGGAGGCGGGCATCGCCCGGGTCTCCAGCTTCCGGGCCGCCGAGGCGGTCCGCTCCGGGCGGCGCGGCAGCCGGAAGCTGGAACAGGTCGCGGCGGATCCGACCCGCTATCTCAACGTCGCCCTGCTGGTGCGGGTCGCCTGCGAGATGTCGGCCGGGGTGCTCGTCACCTACGCCTGTCTGAAGGAGTTCCCTCGGACCTGGGAGGCGCTGGCCGTCGCCATGGGCGTGATGGTCCTCGTCTCCTACGTCGCCATCGGCGTGTCGCCGCGCACCATCGGCCGCCAGCACCCGCTGAACACGGCCACCGCCGCGGCGTACGTCCTGCTGCCGCTGGCCAGGGTCATGGGCCCGATCCCGCAGCTGCTGATCCTCGTCGGCAACGCGCTGACCCCGGGCAAGGGCTTCCGCAAGGGGCCGTTCGCCAGCGAGGCCGAACTGCGCGCGATGGTCGACCTCGCCGAGGCGGAGTCGCTGATCGAGGACGAGGAGCGCCGCATGGTGCACTCCGTCTTCGAGCTCGGCGACACGCTCGTGCGCGAGGTCATGGTGCCGCGGACGGACCTGGTCTGCATCGAGCGGTACAAGACGATCCGGCAGGCACTGACCCTGGCCCTGCGCTCCGGTTTCTCGCGGATCCCGGTCACCGGGGAGAACGAGGACGACATCGTCGGCATCGTGTATCTCAAGGACCTGGTCCGCAAGACTCACATCAACCGCGAGTCGGAGGCCGATCTGGTCTCCACCGCGATGCGGCCGGCGGCCTTCGTGCCCGACACCAAGAACGCCGGTGACCTGCTGCGCGAGATGCAGCAGGAGCGCAGCCACGTCGCCGTCGTGATCGACGAGTACGGCGGCACGGCGGGCATCGTCACCATCGAGGACATCCTTGAGGAGATCGTCGGCGAGATCACCGACGAGTACGACCGCGAGCTCCCGCCCGTCCAGGAGCTGGGGAACGACTGCTTCCGGGTGACCGCGCGCCTCGACATCGGCGACCTCGGGGAGCTGTTCGACCTCGACGAGTACGACGACGAGGACGTGGAGACCGTCGGCGGACTGCTGGCCAAGGCGCTGGGGCGGGTCCCGATCGCCGGGGCGTCGGCCGTCGTCGACCTGCCGGACGGCCGTCGGCTGCGGCTGACCGCGGAGTCCCCGGCGGGCCGCCGCAACAAGATCGTCACGGTGCTGGTGGAGCCCGTGGCTTCCCGGGGGGAGGACGAGGGATGA
- a CDS encoding MmcQ/YjbR family DNA-binding protein, translating to MTPQQLRAFCLEFNASAEEFPFGPGTAVFKVLGKMFALSTLDARPLTVNLKCDPDEAVRLREKYDAVVPGWHMNKRHWNTVTVSGVPDRVLRELVEDSYDLVVAGLPKADRLRLDRP from the coding sequence ATGACTCCGCAGCAGCTGAGGGCGTTCTGCCTGGAGTTCAACGCGAGTGCCGAGGAGTTCCCGTTCGGCCCCGGGACCGCCGTCTTCAAGGTGCTCGGCAAGATGTTCGCGCTCAGCACGCTGGACGCCCGGCCGCTGACGGTGAACCTGAAGTGCGATCCGGACGAGGCGGTGCGGCTGCGGGAGAAGTACGACGCGGTGGTGCCGGGCTGGCACATGAACAAACGGCACTGGAACACGGTGACGGTGTCCGGGGTGCCGGACCGGGTGCTCCGCGAACTGGTCGAGGACTCCTACGACCTGGTGGTGGCGGGGCTGCCGAAGGCGGACCGGCTGAGGCTCGACCGGCCGTAG
- a CDS encoding cytidine deaminase: protein MTESTGLGAEDRKIVTLARSARARNGVPEGAAVRDETGRTYVAGTVRLESLKLSALQTAVAMAVASGATSLEAAAVVSEAETPSDEDRAAVRDLGGPDTPVLLAGPDGTLRVSVTAG, encoded by the coding sequence ATGACTGAGAGCACCGGCCTCGGCGCCGAGGACCGCAAGATCGTCACGCTGGCGCGCAGCGCCCGCGCCCGCAACGGTGTGCCGGAGGGCGCGGCCGTACGGGACGAGACCGGACGTACGTATGTCGCCGGCACCGTACGGCTGGAGTCGCTGAAGCTCAGCGCGCTGCAGACCGCCGTGGCGATGGCCGTGGCCAGCGGGGCCACCTCCCTGGAGGCGGCCGCGGTCGTCTCCGAGGCCGAGACCCCGTCGGACGAGGACCGTGCCGCGGTACGGGACCTGGGCGGCCCGGACACCCCCGTCCTGCTCGCCGGTCCCGACGGCACCCTGCGGGTCAGCGTGACGGCGGGCTGA
- a CDS encoding beta-xylosidase, with product MRRSGARRRPGHGRRWAAALGVGALVVAGGGGLAGPAQAMATASVPVDFPTHCIPPAIAGIPPIDGTTKAEITVDNAAPEVGDTVTVTYTVVEAASSNPVDLALPADIMTPTGKVTVGGAQSASVTVAGPKKNDPVPGKGAFPSFSMTGTFTVTAPGQITLSPGDYNIHTSYIMELDTPCTVTDPPAPVSETIIATDGGGQVNERAIQLGAASGKAGDTVTVTGSKFTPGADITLAGRAGDAPTADTATAKADGSGGFSGRLTVDDPATTGIVAYEGAGWDPAKGAGPQAYTVTGGGGETPDGSQKLNASVKAGTLSMVQAGDTVEMSAVDFGRGGASRGSLQTVTVEDFRGGPAGWSLTGKGTDFKGPGGATIGASALGWTPVCATKAGSPSTCAAGSGGPVGSAGATLASTPNGTVTGGEFTVDARLALNVPAYTAPGAYSGVLTLTLT from the coding sequence ATGCGAAGATCCGGTGCCCGAAGACGGCCGGGGCACGGCCGCCGCTGGGCCGCCGCGCTGGGTGTCGGCGCGCTCGTCGTGGCCGGGGGAGGGGGGCTCGCGGGCCCCGCGCAGGCCATGGCCACCGCCTCGGTGCCGGTGGACTTCCCCACCCACTGCATCCCGCCCGCCATCGCGGGCATCCCGCCGATCGACGGGACGACGAAGGCCGAGATCACCGTCGACAACGCCGCCCCGGAGGTGGGCGACACCGTCACGGTCACCTACACCGTCGTCGAAGCCGCCTCGAGCAACCCGGTCGATCTGGCGCTGCCCGCCGACATCATGACGCCGACCGGCAAGGTCACCGTCGGCGGTGCGCAGAGCGCGAGCGTCACCGTCGCGGGCCCGAAGAAGAACGACCCGGTACCCGGCAAGGGCGCCTTCCCGTCGTTCTCGATGACCGGCACCTTCACGGTCACCGCGCCCGGACAGATCACGCTCTCGCCCGGCGACTACAACATCCACACCAGCTACATCATGGAGCTGGACACCCCCTGCACGGTGACGGACCCGCCCGCACCCGTCTCCGAGACGATCATTGCGACGGACGGCGGCGGCCAGGTCAACGAGCGCGCCATCCAGCTCGGTGCCGCGTCCGGCAAGGCGGGCGACACGGTCACCGTCACCGGGTCGAAGTTCACCCCGGGCGCGGACATCACCCTCGCCGGCCGGGCCGGTGACGCACCGACCGCCGACACGGCCACCGCCAAGGCGGACGGCTCCGGTGGCTTCAGCGGCCGGCTCACCGTCGACGACCCGGCGACCACCGGCATCGTCGCCTACGAGGGCGCCGGCTGGGACCCGGCCAAGGGTGCGGGCCCGCAGGCCTACACCGTCACCGGTGGCGGCGGGGAGACCCCGGACGGCAGCCAGAAGCTCAACGCCTCCGTCAAGGCGGGCACGCTCTCCATGGTCCAGGCCGGGGACACCGTCGAGATGTCGGCGGTCGACTTCGGCCGCGGCGGCGCCTCCCGGGGCTCCCTGCAGACGGTGACGGTCGAGGACTTCCGCGGCGGCCCCGCGGGCTGGTCCCTGACCGGAAAGGGCACCGACTTCAAGGGACCCGGCGGCGCGACGATCGGCGCGTCCGCACTCGGCTGGACGCCGGTCTGCGCGACGAAGGCCGGCAGCCCGAGCACCTGCGCGGCGGGTTCCGGCGGACCGGTCGGCAGCGCGGGCGCCACGCTGGCGTCCACGCCGAACGGGACCGTCACCGGCGGCGAGTTCACCGTCGACGCCCGGCTCGCGCTGAACGTACCGGCGTACACCGCCCCCGGCGCGTACTCCGGCGTGCTCACGCTCACCCTCACGTGA
- a CDS encoding DUF916 domain-containing protein, which produces MRKIYLLLLTGALLLIGAPAAHAADNGSWSVYPATERAGQRPYFYLSADPGATLHDKVTVTNRTDRPQTFRLYAADAYNTARDGGFAVRAHDERQRSVGAWARTGRDRVTVEPHGSVTVPVTITVPENAEPGDHPGALVALDERVDPADAGAVAVGIRKAVGARIYLRVNGPTVPALSVDDIRVEHTQPLVPGTGRSRAVISYTLHNRGNVTLSPKVALKAEGLFGRTLLARDLKKIPAELLPRQEVRLTEQWAGAPQLEWGEIRLTASARETRESAAVSYFALPWLMAGILLVIVGGGTGMWIRARRSRARTA; this is translated from the coding sequence GTGCGCAAGATCTACCTGCTCCTCCTGACCGGCGCCCTCCTGCTGATCGGCGCGCCCGCCGCCCACGCCGCGGACAACGGCAGCTGGTCGGTCTACCCGGCCACCGAACGGGCCGGTCAGCGCCCGTACTTCTACCTCTCGGCCGACCCCGGCGCCACGCTCCACGACAAGGTCACCGTCACCAACAGGACGGACCGGCCGCAGACCTTCCGGCTGTACGCGGCCGACGCGTACAACACCGCCCGTGACGGCGGTTTCGCCGTCCGGGCCCACGACGAGCGACAGCGCTCGGTCGGCGCCTGGGCGAGGACCGGCCGCGACCGGGTCACCGTGGAGCCGCACGGCTCGGTCACCGTCCCGGTCACCATCACCGTCCCCGAGAACGCCGAACCGGGCGACCACCCCGGCGCCCTCGTCGCACTCGACGAGCGCGTCGACCCCGCCGACGCCGGTGCCGTCGCCGTGGGCATCCGGAAGGCGGTCGGCGCCCGGATCTATCTGCGGGTGAACGGACCGACCGTGCCCGCGCTCTCCGTGGACGACATCCGGGTCGAGCACACCCAGCCGCTGGTCCCGGGCACCGGGAGGAGCCGGGCCGTCATCTCGTACACGCTCCACAACCGGGGCAATGTCACCCTCAGCCCCAAGGTCGCCCTCAAGGCCGAGGGGCTCTTCGGCCGCACCCTGCTCGCCCGCGACCTGAAGAAGATCCCCGCCGAGCTGCTGCCCCGCCAGGAGGTCCGGCTGACCGAGCAGTGGGCCGGGGCGCCCCAGCTGGAATGGGGCGAGATCCGGCTGACCGCGAGCGCCCGCGAGACCCGCGAGTCCGCCGCCGTCTCGTACTTCGCCCTGCCCTGGCTGATGGCCGGGATCCTGCTGGTGATCGTCGGCGGGGGTACCGGGATGTGGATACGGGCCCGTCGGAGCCGTGCCCGCACCGCCTGA
- the era gene encoding GTPase Era — translation MGAMSVRPDTEAAAQQAAGKAPHRAGFACFVGRPNAGKSTLTNALVGQKVAITSNRPQTTRHTVRGIVHRDDAQLILVDTPGLHKPRTLLGERLNDVVRTTWAEVDVIGFCLPADQKLGPGDKYIVKELAGIKKTPKIAIITKTDLVDSKQLAEQLIAVSRLGEELGFEWAEIIPVSAVKDTQVGLLGDLIAPLLPESPPLYPEGDLTDEPEMVMVAELIREAALEGVRDELPHSIAVVVEEMLPREGRPADKPLLDIHANVYIERPSQKGIIIGPKGKRLKDVGTKSRKHIEALLGTPVFLDLHVKVAKDWQRDPKQLRKLGF, via the coding sequence ATGGGCGCCATGAGCGTTCGACCTGACACAGAAGCCGCTGCGCAGCAGGCCGCCGGCAAAGCCCCCCACCGGGCCGGTTTCGCCTGCTTCGTGGGCCGCCCCAACGCGGGCAAGTCCACCCTCACGAACGCTCTGGTCGGCCAGAAGGTGGCGATCACCTCCAACCGGCCGCAGACCACCCGGCACACCGTGCGCGGCATCGTGCACCGCGACGACGCGCAGCTGATCCTGGTCGACACTCCCGGGCTCCACAAGCCGCGCACGCTGCTGGGAGAGCGGCTCAACGACGTCGTACGGACCACCTGGGCCGAGGTCGACGTCATCGGTTTCTGCCTGCCCGCCGACCAGAAGCTCGGCCCCGGCGACAAGTACATCGTCAAGGAACTCGCGGGCATCAAGAAGACCCCGAAGATCGCCATCATCACCAAGACCGACCTGGTCGACTCCAAGCAGCTCGCCGAACAGCTGATCGCCGTTTCCCGCCTCGGCGAGGAGCTCGGCTTCGAGTGGGCGGAGATCATCCCGGTCTCCGCGGTCAAGGACACCCAGGTCGGTCTGCTGGGTGACCTGATCGCCCCGCTGCTCCCGGAGAGCCCGCCGCTCTACCCGGAGGGCGACCTCACCGACGAGCCCGAGATGGTCATGGTCGCGGAGCTGATCCGCGAGGCCGCGCTCGAAGGCGTACGGGACGAGCTGCCGCACTCCATCGCGGTCGTCGTCGAGGAGATGCTGCCGCGCGAGGGCCGCCCGGCGGACAAGCCGCTGCTCGACATCCACGCCAATGTCTACATCGAGCGCCCCAGCCAGAAGGGCATCATCATCGGCCCGAAGGGCAAGCGGCTGAAGGATGTCGGCACGAAGTCGCGCAAGCACATCGAGGCACTGCTCGGCACACCGGTCTTCCTGGACCTCCATGTGAAGGTCGCGAAGGACTGGCAGCGCGACCCCAAGCAGCTGCGCAAGCTCGGCTTCTGA
- a CDS encoding protealysin inhibitor emfourin — MRIQVSRTGGFAGIARQCEVDTAGRDDAPEWEALAESALAAGHDTPPRGVPDGFRYRITVGGRTVHCADPRLTDAQRALVSRVLKEGA, encoded by the coding sequence ATGCGGATTCAGGTCAGCAGGACCGGCGGCTTCGCCGGCATCGCACGCCAATGCGAGGTCGACACCGCCGGGCGGGACGACGCCCCGGAATGGGAGGCACTGGCCGAATCGGCGCTGGCCGCGGGCCACGACACGCCTCCCAGGGGTGTGCCGGACGGCTTCCGGTACCGGATCACGGTCGGCGGCCGGACGGTCCACTGCGCGGACCCGAGGCTGACCGACGCCCAGCGGGCACTGGTCTCACGCGTCCTGAAGGAGGGCGCGTGA
- a CDS encoding M4 family metallopeptidase, with protein sequence MQPQSPHGFHPVFCTIVPPHVLDKLSQSDNPDLAGPSRRTLESDAARRTRRQMATVVTVPVAPATDGEASDKPDRTLYDCRHRTQLPGTKVRAEGQEPTKDASVNRAYAGLGATFELLLKAYGRRSIDGNGLPLIGSVHYDEKYNNAFFDGEQMVFGDGDGEIFLDFTVAIDVIGHELTHGLTQYTANLSYYGQSGALNESMSDVFGSLVKQYTLGQTADQADWLIGAGLLAPRVQGVALRSMKAPGTAYDDDVLGKDPQPASMEDYVHTSEDNGGVHLNSGIPNRAFYLLATALGGNAWERAGQLWFDVLTGGQLAVDADFASFARLTVAAARSRFGEGDEAEAVLKAWSEVGVPTA encoded by the coding sequence ATGCAGCCTCAGTCACCGCACGGGTTCCACCCCGTCTTCTGCACGATCGTGCCGCCCCATGTCCTCGACAAGCTGTCGCAGTCCGACAACCCCGATCTCGCCGGGCCCTCCCGCCGCACCCTGGAGAGCGACGCGGCCCGCCGCACCCGCCGCCAGATGGCCACGGTCGTCACCGTGCCCGTCGCCCCCGCGACCGACGGGGAGGCCTCAGACAAGCCCGACCGGACGCTCTACGACTGCCGCCACCGCACCCAGCTGCCCGGCACCAAGGTCCGTGCCGAGGGCCAGGAGCCGACGAAGGACGCGAGCGTCAACCGCGCGTACGCGGGGCTCGGCGCCACCTTCGAACTGCTGCTCAAGGCGTACGGCCGCCGTTCGATCGACGGCAACGGACTGCCGCTGATCGGTTCCGTGCACTACGACGAGAAGTACAACAACGCCTTCTTCGACGGCGAGCAGATGGTCTTCGGCGACGGGGACGGCGAGATCTTCCTGGACTTCACCGTCGCCATCGACGTGATCGGCCATGAGCTGACCCACGGCCTGACCCAGTACACCGCCAATCTGAGCTACTACGGCCAGTCCGGCGCGCTCAACGAATCCATGTCCGACGTCTTCGGTTCCCTGGTCAAGCAGTACACGCTGGGCCAGACCGCCGACCAGGCCGACTGGCTGATCGGCGCCGGACTGCTGGCCCCCCGCGTCCAGGGCGTCGCGCTGCGCTCGATGAAGGCGCCGGGAACGGCGTACGACGACGACGTGCTGGGCAAGGACCCGCAGCCCGCGTCGATGGAGGACTACGTCCACACCAGCGAGGACAACGGCGGGGTGCACCTCAACTCCGGCATCCCGAACCGCGCGTTCTATCTGCTGGCGACGGCGCTCGGCGGCAACGCGTGGGAACGTGCCGGGCAGCTCTGGTTCGATGTGCTCACAGGTGGTCAACTGGCCGTGGACGCGGACTTCGCGTCCTTCGCCCGGTTGACGGTCGCCGCGGCCCGCAGCCGCTTCGGCGAGGGCGACGAGGCCGAGGCCGTCCTGAAGGCGTGGTCGGAAGTGGGCGTGCCGACCGCGTAG